From Rhodothermales bacterium, one genomic window encodes:
- a CDS encoding MMPL family transporter: MIDRIFDALLPHLRRLIRRPLPVIVVCLFITAAGLWATLQLRIDNDFSNLIPPDYPSVQALEKLRATVGGESEAAVIIDSPSFEANKRFAEALIPRALALTGAKRTEPYFTSVDYRRDVDFLKHNLLYFATEAELDSLERYLDDLIEEARLEANPFYFDLEDEEPATDSLAESLRASYDDLVGKEYPISSDSTVLVLRFYPSGVQSDLGFIEDAYDDLQALVDSMRPADYHPEMEVVLAGRLLRTLIEIQTITDDVTSSFGSGVVLLLVLVVAYFFYKNYQVRAGRRFSMRLIFAELARTPVTALLLGVPLLLSEAWTFGVAYLAYGSLNVMTSTLGLVLFGLGIDFGIHFYARYAEERGVGRGVGEAIEMTFMTTGKAIAVVAITTAAAFYILMIADFRGFSEFGFIAGTGILFGLFSMLVMLPAMLVFAERRGLLRLEIHPTENRQTPAPVHATHPPRAYRFVLAGFILATAWSIAMLPRVSFEYDFGALEPVYERYNALQRRAKDVYSTRGQRNAAYVMVDHPNEALAVAGVLRERAAADTVSPTIRSVETLQDRFPMQPATQAAKLARIAHIRNLLGDPFLASSDSDYLALLVDAAGTTAPIRDDEIPDFIRRPFTSKQGELGTLVIVYPIGSLADGRRSMQFADDVGVVRTPDGRTYHAGSTSIVASDMLRLMQDESPVMIGLTVLLIVLFKIIILRRLRWVLLALVPLASSFMWMFGIMALFDFKLNFYNLVVLPTVLGIGDDSGIHIVHRYLEEGPGSIRRVLRSTGEHITMSAMTTIVGFGGLLFSMHPGMRSLGTLAVLGISMTLIAALAFLPALLTWMEKPAPRLSVEAREGVHALTEDP; this comes from the coding sequence ATGATCGATCGCATCTTCGACGCCCTCCTGCCCCATCTTCGCCGCCTCATCCGGCGCCCGCTGCCGGTGATCGTGGTATGCCTGTTCATCACGGCCGCCGGCCTGTGGGCCACGCTGCAGCTGCGCATCGACAACGACTTCTCCAACCTGATACCGCCCGACTACCCCAGCGTGCAGGCGCTCGAAAAATTGCGCGCGACGGTCGGCGGTGAAAGCGAAGCCGCCGTCATCATCGACAGCCCCTCATTCGAGGCCAACAAACGCTTCGCCGAGGCGCTGATCCCGCGCGCGCTGGCGCTGACGGGAGCGAAGCGTACCGAGCCCTATTTCACGAGCGTCGACTACCGCCGCGACGTGGATTTCCTCAAACACAATCTGCTCTACTTCGCCACCGAGGCCGAACTCGATTCGCTGGAAAGGTATCTGGACGATCTCATCGAGGAGGCGCGGCTGGAAGCGAACCCGTTCTATTTCGATCTGGAGGACGAAGAGCCGGCCACCGACTCGCTCGCCGAGAGCCTGCGGGCCAGCTACGACGACCTGGTCGGGAAGGAGTACCCGATCAGCAGCGACTCCACCGTCCTCGTGCTCCGGTTCTATCCGAGCGGCGTCCAATCCGACCTGGGCTTTATCGAAGACGCCTACGACGATCTGCAGGCGCTCGTCGATTCCATGCGGCCGGCCGATTATCACCCGGAGATGGAGGTGGTCCTCGCCGGCCGGCTGCTGCGCACCCTGATCGAGATCCAGACAATCACGGACGACGTCACGTCGTCCTTCGGGTCGGGCGTGGTCCTGCTGCTGGTGCTGGTGGTGGCCTACTTCTTCTACAAGAACTACCAGGTGCGCGCGGGCCGGCGGTTTTCGATGCGCCTGATCTTCGCCGAGCTTGCCCGCACGCCGGTGACGGCGCTGCTGCTCGGCGTGCCTCTGCTGCTGAGCGAGGCCTGGACCTTCGGCGTGGCCTATCTCGCGTACGGCAGCCTCAACGTCATGACGTCGACGCTGGGCCTCGTGCTGTTCGGGCTCGGGATCGACTTCGGCATCCACTTCTACGCCCGGTACGCCGAGGAACGCGGCGTGGGCCGCGGCGTGGGCGAGGCGATCGAGATGACCTTCATGACGACCGGCAAAGCCATCGCCGTGGTAGCCATCACGACGGCTGCGGCCTTTTATATCCTCATGATCGCCGATTTCCGGGGATTCAGCGAATTCGGTTTCATCGCCGGCACCGGTATCCTGTTCGGGCTTTTTTCGATGCTGGTGATGCTGCCCGCGATGCTCGTTTTCGCCGAGCGACGCGGTCTGTTGCGCCTCGAGATCCACCCCACCGAAAACCGACAGACGCCCGCCCCCGTCCACGCCACCCACCCACCCCGCGCCTATCGGTTCGTGCTGGCCGGGTTTATCCTGGCCACGGCCTGGTCGATCGCGATGTTGCCCCGGGTCTCGTTCGAATACGACTTCGGGGCGCTCGAACCGGTGTACGAACGTTACAACGCCCTGCAGCGCCGGGCGAAGGACGTCTACTCCACCCGCGGCCAGCGTAACGCCGCGTACGTGATGGTCGATCATCCGAACGAGGCGCTGGCCGTGGCCGGCGTGCTGCGCGAGCGCGCGGCGGCCGACACCGTCTCGCCCACCATTCGGTCCGTCGAAACCCTGCAGGACCGTTTTCCGATGCAGCCGGCGACGCAGGCCGCGAAACTGGCGCGGATCGCGCACATCCGCAACCTGCTGGGCGACCCGTTTCTGGCCTCGTCGGACTCCGACTACCTCGCGCTCCTGGTCGACGCCGCCGGCACGACCGCCCCGATCCGCGACGACGAGATTCCCGATTTCATCCGGCGCCCCTTCACATCCAAACAGGGCGAGCTGGGCACGCTGGTCATCGTCTATCCCATCGGCAGCCTGGCCGACGGTCGCCGATCCATGCAGTTCGCGGACGATGTCGGCGTGGTCAGGACGCCTGATGGGCGGACGTATCACGCCGGCTCGACCTCGATCGTGGCGTCGGACATGCTGCGGCTCATGCAGGATGAGTCTCCCGTGATGATCGGCCTGACCGTGCTCCTCATCGTGCTATTCAAGATCATCATCCTGCGCCGGCTGCGCTGGGTCCTGCTCGCTCTCGTCCCGCTCGCATCCAGCTTCATGTGGATGTTCGGCATCATGGCGCTGTTCGATTTCAAGCTGAATTTCTACAATCTCGTCGTGCTCCCCACCGTGCTCGGCATCGGCGACGACAGCGGGATCCACATCGTCCACCGCTATCTGGAGGAAGGCCCGGGATCCATCCGCCGGGTGCTTCGGTCTACCGGCGAGCATATCACCATGAGCGCGATGACCACCATCGTCGGTTTTGGTGGGCTTCTGTTTTCGATGCATCCCGGCATGCGGTCGCTGGGCACGCTGGCCGTCCTGGGTATCAGCATGACCCTCATCGCCGCGCTCGCCTTTTTGCCGGCGCTCCTCACCTGGATGGAGAAACCGGCGCCCCGTCTATCCGTCGAAGCCCGGGAAGGTGTGCACGCGTTGACCGAGGATCCGTGA
- a CDS encoding L,D-transpeptidase family protein, which translates to MSGLWKPIVLCAGLLIGGAGGPAGVARAQSMEDIRLVVASEAEAGRVYALRGFVPAWTVDGLPTALADSALALLAAAGEEGIVPTRIGFDELVRTRVLTDIAPLSPAWAARFDVGLTAALLRYGAMLRRGVVAPGLLHPGWRLREDVSDLPEALDEAVRYHRVRTFVERAAPRDMAYRRLKQALARLARIDREGGWPALPDGAPLEPGDARPEVAVLRQQLAVMGDLPGGSNGSNVYDSTLALAVRRFQSRHGLVPDAVVGQATRNALNVTAHGRLHQVALNMERLRWMPASDSVSIVVNIAGCRLDVVEDGRSVLSMPVIVGAADTHTPVFDAVLTGVTLAPYWYAPVSIAEKEILPAAQLDSTYLTRHHMQILPSGTIRQDPGPTNPLGRVKFTVSNPFDIGLHDTPERRLFGSERCTFSHGCVRLGNPMDLAAYVLAGDSTWTPARIASTIAAWVETPIALRRPIPLRVVYLTAWVDGEGVLHFREDRYGHDATLERFMDTP; encoded by the coding sequence ATGTCCGGCCTGTGGAAACCGATCGTCCTGTGCGCCGGCCTCCTTATCGGGGGAGCCGGGGGGCCAGCAGGTGTCGCCCGCGCGCAGTCGATGGAGGATATCAGGTTGGTTGTGGCGAGCGAGGCCGAAGCCGGCCGCGTTTATGCGCTGCGCGGGTTTGTGCCGGCCTGGACGGTCGACGGCCTCCCGACGGCCCTGGCCGACTCGGCCCTGGCCCTGCTGGCGGCGGCCGGCGAGGAAGGCATCGTGCCGACCCGCATCGGCTTCGACGAACTGGTGCGTACGCGCGTGCTCACCGACATCGCCCCGCTGTCGCCGGCCTGGGCGGCCCGGTTCGATGTCGGCCTGACGGCCGCGCTGCTGCGCTACGGCGCGATGCTCAGGCGAGGCGTCGTGGCGCCGGGACTGTTGCATCCGGGATGGCGGCTCCGGGAAGACGTGTCCGACCTGCCCGAGGCGCTCGACGAAGCGGTGCGGTATCACCGCGTCAGGACGTTTGTGGAGCGGGCTGCGCCACGCGATATGGCGTATCGGCGGCTAAAACAGGCCCTGGCGCGGCTCGCGCGCATCGATCGGGAAGGCGGCTGGCCGGCGTTGCCGGACGGGGCGCCGCTCGAACCGGGCGATGCGCGACCGGAGGTCGCCGTCCTCCGCCAGCAGCTGGCCGTCATGGGCGATCTGCCGGGGGGATCGAACGGATCGAACGTCTACGATTCGACGCTGGCGCTCGCCGTGCGGCGCTTTCAGAGCCGGCATGGGCTCGTCCCCGACGCCGTCGTCGGGCAAGCGACCCGGAATGCCCTGAACGTGACCGCCCACGGCCGGCTGCACCAGGTCGCGCTCAACATGGAGCGGCTCCGCTGGATGCCGGCGTCGGACAGCGTCTCGATCGTCGTCAATATTGCCGGATGCCGGCTCGATGTCGTGGAGGATGGGCGTTCCGTGCTGTCGATGCCGGTGATCGTGGGGGCGGCCGACACGCATACGCCCGTGTTCGACGCCGTCCTGACCGGCGTCACGCTGGCCCCGTACTGGTACGCGCCGGTCAGCATCGCGGAAAAAGAAATCCTGCCGGCCGCGCAGCTCGATTCCACGTACCTGACGCGCCATCACATGCAGATTCTGCCATCCGGCACGATCCGTCAGGATCCGGGACCAACCAATCCGCTGGGCCGCGTCAAGTTCACCGTTTCCAATCCGTTCGACATCGGATTGCACGACACGCCGGAGCGCCGGCTCTTCGGGTCGGAACGCTGCACCTTCAGTCATGGCTGCGTGCGTCTCGGCAATCCGATGGACCTGGCGGCGTACGTGCTCGCCGGCGACAGCACGTGGACGCCGGCCCGCATCGCGTCGACCATCGCCGCGTGGGTCGAGACGCCGATCGCGCTGCGCCGGCCGATCCCCCTGCGTGTCGTGTATCTCACCGCCTGGGTCGACGGCGAAGGCGTGCTTCACTTCCGGGAGGATCGCTACGGCCACGACGCGACGCTCGAGCGATTTATGGATACGCCTTGA
- a CDS encoding BCAM0308 family protein, producing the protein MKDTRRKGTVGQRERFKDERHDVYLERKKWPEPTSCGTCGAVYQGGRWTWSSSPAGGNVITCPACQRIADNYPAGFVELQGPFFAAHRDEIRGLIDHIEENEKGEHPLERVMRIEDAPDRVLIETTGIHLARRIGTALERAYEGHLTFKFGDGMHTIRVTWER; encoded by the coding sequence ATGAAAGATACCCGTCGAAAAGGCACGGTGGGCCAACGCGAACGCTTCAAGGATGAGCGCCACGATGTGTACCTCGAACGAAAGAAGTGGCCGGAGCCGACATCCTGCGGCACCTGCGGTGCCGTGTATCAGGGTGGGCGCTGGACGTGGTCGTCGTCGCCGGCGGGCGGCAATGTCATCACTTGCCCCGCCTGCCAGCGCATCGCGGATAACTATCCTGCCGGGTTCGTCGAACTGCAGGGGCCGTTTTTCGCGGCACACCGCGACGAAATCCGCGGCCTCATCGACCATATCGAGGAGAACGAAAAGGGCGAACATCCGCTCGAACGCGTCATGCGCATCGAAGACGCGCCCGATCGCGTCCTCATCGAAACCACCGGCATCCATCTCGCCCGCCGCATCGGCACGGCGCTCGAACGCGCCTACGAAGGCCACCTCACCTTCAAGTTCGGCGACGGCATGCATACGATTCGGGTGACCTGGGAACGGTAG
- a CDS encoding DUF5752 family protein — protein sequence MHLHVLACDLDGTLAEDGVVSRETWGQLRRARRAGIALVLVTGRRLETFAENGPFAELFEAIVAEDGAAIYFPRNDSVLMPFGRVEPALIQRLEARGIPIERGMAIVATWTPHDRVVLDVLRETGGAATVEYNKGAVMILPPGATKGTGLLTALHELGYSIRNVLACGDAENDRSLFEVAEMAIAVDNATPEIKQIADIVLPYRDGEAVRAVIDFLLDGSFPPHALRRDRRLLLGHSLSDQPVHLDPFQLLDFNLGIVGSSASGKSWLAGLLTEELLRLGYQVCVIDPEGDYRGLRAFPHTLALGGAGSALPPVEDLVTLSTYSNVSLILDLSAYGIEERAAYVSSLMPALLALRARRGRPHWFLIDEIHNFCPSGGGSLSGPMCQGMQAGGFGLVGFRPSQVEPAVLDAIDNWLLTRTMLPEELGVLEERLTAAGIDDVAGQLATLPVGQAYLLSGAEGGGMPRAEIVSFKRMRRIVPHVRHLQKYLRAPLPEAKRFYFSAPGSYRGPRVASNLWEFREAVQHVPFGTLDYHLHRGDFDRWTKDVLHDEELARRLRKLARRPESQKTLREALVATVADRYEELESLI from the coding sequence ATGCATCTACACGTACTCGCATGCGACCTCGACGGCACGCTGGCGGAGGACGGTGTCGTCTCCCGGGAAACCTGGGGCCAGCTGCGCCGGGCCCGCCGGGCCGGCATCGCGCTGGTGCTCGTCACGGGCCGGCGCCTGGAGACGTTCGCCGAAAACGGACCCTTCGCGGAACTGTTTGAAGCGATCGTCGCGGAGGATGGGGCGGCGATCTATTTCCCGCGCAACGACTCGGTGTTGATGCCGTTCGGGCGTGTCGAGCCGGCGCTGATACAGCGGCTCGAGGCCCGGGGCATCCCCATCGAGCGGGGCATGGCCATCGTCGCCACCTGGACGCCCCACGACCGGGTCGTGCTGGATGTGCTGCGCGAGACAGGCGGCGCCGCGACCGTCGAATACAACAAGGGCGCCGTCATGATTCTGCCGCCCGGCGCCACGAAAGGCACCGGGTTGCTGACGGCGCTGCACGAACTCGGCTACTCGATCCGCAACGTCCTCGCCTGCGGCGACGCCGAGAACGACCGTAGCCTGTTTGAGGTGGCCGAGATGGCCATTGCCGTCGACAATGCGACACCCGAGATCAAGCAGATCGCCGACATCGTATTGCCCTATCGGGATGGGGAAGCGGTGCGGGCGGTCATCGACTTCCTGCTCGACGGGTCGTTTCCCCCGCACGCGCTACGCCGCGACCGGCGCCTTCTCCTCGGGCACAGCCTGTCGGATCAACCGGTGCACCTCGACCCGTTCCAGCTGCTGGATTTCAACCTCGGCATCGTGGGGTCGAGCGCCAGCGGCAAGTCGTGGCTCGCCGGCCTGCTGACGGAGGAACTGCTGCGCCTCGGGTACCAGGTCTGCGTGATCGACCCCGAAGGCGACTACCGCGGGTTGCGCGCCTTCCCGCATACCCTGGCGCTCGGCGGCGCCGGCAGCGCGCTGCCGCCGGTGGAGGATCTCGTGACGCTGTCGACGTACTCCAACGTCAGTCTGATTCTGGACCTCTCCGCCTACGGCATCGAGGAGCGCGCCGCGTATGTGTCCAGCCTCATGCCGGCGCTGCTCGCGCTGCGCGCGCGTCGCGGCCGGCCGCACTGGTTTCTGATCGACGAGATCCACAACTTCTGCCCCTCCGGAGGTGGATCCCTGTCGGGCCCCATGTGCCAGGGCATGCAGGCCGGCGGCTTCGGGCTCGTCGGTTTCCGCCCCAGCCAGGTCGAGCCCGCCGTCCTCGACGCGATCGACAACTGGCTGTTGACCCGCACCATGCTCCCGGAGGAACTCGGCGTACTGGAAGAACGGCTCACGGCGGCCGGCATCGACGACGTGGCCGGCCAGCTCGCCACGCTGCCGGTCGGCCAGGCGTACCTGCTGTCCGGCGCGGAAGGCGGCGGCATGCCGCGTGCGGAGATCGTCTCCTTCAAACGCATGCGTCGCATCGTGCCGCATGTCCGGCATCTTCAGAAATACCTGCGCGCCCCGCTGCCGGAGGCCAAGCGGTTTTACTTCTCGGCGCCGGGTTCGTATCGTGGTCCGAGGGTGGCGTCGAACCTGTGGGAGTTTCGGGAGGCGGTGCAACACGTACCCTTCGGCACGCTGGACTATCACCTCCATCGGGGCGATTTTGATCGGTGGACGAAGGACGTCTTGCACGACGAGGAACTCGCCCGGCGGCTCCGTAAGCTCGCCCGCCGGCCCGAAAGCCAAAAGACCCTCCGCGAGGCGCTCGTCGCCACCGTCGCGGATCGGTATGAAGAGCTGGAGAGTCTGATTTGA